The following proteins are co-located in the Sebastes umbrosus isolate fSebUmb1 chromosome 24, fSebUmb1.pri, whole genome shotgun sequence genome:
- the LOC119484012 gene encoding T-cell surface antigen CD2-like isoform X2: MAMKMAAASTIALLLLCFSAISSTDSQVACDRYAAIGDNITLPLSYKLDESDKLRWMHNDVVILNRRGTLKIGGSKDVYENGSLKLTNLMKDESGLYKPEVNAGSEGLYIKGLENIHLCVLARVPLAKVATECQPNGFVKFTCKVNTNMQAEDIKFGWLKNNEVLPKETNKILTLVAKEVEKDSFSCNVSNVVSYTISAPATQLCFKRKPLFPDSIFGINTWIFVGAGGGIVLVLIIVVIVCCIRTKRKKKMQMKEEGELRLAWTNEQEQRQHQHSHPPDHPHHHQHNHPPDQRHHRHHHEKQPAGHTGPRQPRSKQNRDQQRPRAPDNPKGHPQPSPRRPAQAPKPVDNVDEEQPPPLPQPRKKAAKAQRV, from the exons ATGGCGATGAAGATGGCTGCTGCCTCCACCATCGCTCTGCTCCTGCTCTGCTTCTCTGCCATCTCCTCCACAG ATTCTCAGGTGGCGTGCGACCGCTATGCTGCAATAGGCGACAACATTACTCTGCCTCTGTCCTACAAACTGGACGAGTCAGATAAACTGAGATGGATGCACAACGATGTTGTAATCTTAAATCGAAGAGGAACTCTCAAAATTGGTGGGAGCAAAGATGTTTATGAAAATGGATCCCTGAAGCTGACAAATCTGATGAAAGACGAATCAGGGCTATACAAACCtgaagttaatgctggttcagAAGGACTATACATAAAGGGTCtggaaaacatacatttatgtgTGTTGG CTCGTGTCCCGCTGGCTAAAGTGGCAACTGAATGTCAGCCGAACGGATTTGTCAAATTTACCTGCAAAGTTAATACG AACATGCAGGCCGAGGATATCAAATTTGGATGGCTTAAGAACAACGAGGTGCTGCCAAAGGAGACAAATAAAATTCTGACACTAGTAGCCAAAGAGGTGGAAAAAGATTCCTTCAGCTGCAACGTTTCCAACGTGGTCAGCTATACGATCTCTGCACCTGCTACACAATTGTGCTTCAAGCGCA AGCCCCTTTTCCCTGACAGCATATTCGGAATTAACACCTGGATTTTTGTAGGCGCTGGAGGAG GTATTGTTCTGGTGCTGATTATCGTCGTTATCGTTTGCTGCATCCGCACCAAAcggaagaaaaaaatgcaaatgaagg AAGAGGGGGAGCTTCGTTTGGCGTGGACCAATGAGCAAGAACAGCGGCAACATCAACATAGTCACCCTCCcgatcatcctcatcatcatcaacataaCCATCCTCCAGATCAACGTCATCACCGTCACCACCACGAGAAGCAGCCGGCCGGCCACACCGGTCCTCGCCAGCCGCGCTCCAAACAGAACCGCGACCAGCAGCGCCCCCGAGCCCCCGACAACCCCAAGGGTCACCCTCAGCCCAGCCCCAGAAGACCTGCACAG GCGCCCAAACCAGTTGACAACGTCGACGAGgagcagcctcctcctcttcctcagcccAGGAAGAAAGCTGCCAAAGCACAGAGAGTGTGA
- the LOC119484012 gene encoding T-cell surface antigen CD2-like isoform X1 — protein MRMAMKMAAASTIALLLLCFSAISSTDSQVACDRYAAIGDNITLPLSYKLDESDKLRWMHNDVVILNRRGTLKIGGSKDVYENGSLKLTNLMKDESGLYKPEVNAGSEGLYIKGLENIHLCVLARVPLAKVATECQPNGFVKFTCKVNTNMQAEDIKFGWLKNNEVLPKETNKILTLVAKEVEKDSFSCNVSNVVSYTISAPATQLCFKRKPLFPDSIFGINTWIFVGAGGGIVLVLIIVVIVCCIRTKRKKKMQMKEEGELRLAWTNEQEQRQHQHSHPPDHPHHHQHNHPPDQRHHRHHHEKQPAGHTGPRQPRSKQNRDQQRPRAPDNPKGHPQPSPRRPAQAPKPVDNVDEEQPPPLPQPRKKAAKAQRV, from the exons ATGAGGATGGCGATGAAGATGGCTGCTGCCTCCACCATCGCTCTGCTCCTGCTCTGCTTCTCTGCCATCTCCTCCACAG ATTCTCAGGTGGCGTGCGACCGCTATGCTGCAATAGGCGACAACATTACTCTGCCTCTGTCCTACAAACTGGACGAGTCAGATAAACTGAGATGGATGCACAACGATGTTGTAATCTTAAATCGAAGAGGAACTCTCAAAATTGGTGGGAGCAAAGATGTTTATGAAAATGGATCCCTGAAGCTGACAAATCTGATGAAAGACGAATCAGGGCTATACAAACCtgaagttaatgctggttcagAAGGACTATACATAAAGGGTCtggaaaacatacatttatgtgTGTTGG CTCGTGTCCCGCTGGCTAAAGTGGCAACTGAATGTCAGCCGAACGGATTTGTCAAATTTACCTGCAAAGTTAATACG AACATGCAGGCCGAGGATATCAAATTTGGATGGCTTAAGAACAACGAGGTGCTGCCAAAGGAGACAAATAAAATTCTGACACTAGTAGCCAAAGAGGTGGAAAAAGATTCCTTCAGCTGCAACGTTTCCAACGTGGTCAGCTATACGATCTCTGCACCTGCTACACAATTGTGCTTCAAGCGCA AGCCCCTTTTCCCTGACAGCATATTCGGAATTAACACCTGGATTTTTGTAGGCGCTGGAGGAG GTATTGTTCTGGTGCTGATTATCGTCGTTATCGTTTGCTGCATCCGCACCAAAcggaagaaaaaaatgcaaatgaagg AAGAGGGGGAGCTTCGTTTGGCGTGGACCAATGAGCAAGAACAGCGGCAACATCAACATAGTCACCCTCCcgatcatcctcatcatcatcaacataaCCATCCTCCAGATCAACGTCATCACCGTCACCACCACGAGAAGCAGCCGGCCGGCCACACCGGTCCTCGCCAGCCGCGCTCCAAACAGAACCGCGACCAGCAGCGCCCCCGAGCCCCCGACAACCCCAAGGGTCACCCTCAGCCCAGCCCCAGAAGACCTGCACAG GCGCCCAAACCAGTTGACAACGTCGACGAGgagcagcctcctcctcttcctcagcccAGGAAGAAAGCTGCCAAAGCACAGAGAGTGTGA
- the LOC119484012 gene encoding T-cell surface antigen CD2-like isoform X3: MRMAMKMAAASTIALLLLCFSAISSTDSQVACDRYAAIGDNITLPLSYKLDESDKLRWMHNDVVILNRRGTLKIGGSKDVYENGSLKLTNLMKDESGLYKPEVNAGSEGLYIKGLENIHLCVLARVPLAKVATECQPNGFVKFTCKVNTAEDIKFGWLKNNEVLPKETNKILTLVAKEVEKDSFSCNVSNVVSYTISAPATQLCFKRKPLFPDSIFGINTWIFVGAGGGIVLVLIIVVIVCCIRTKRKKKMQMKEEGELRLAWTNEQEQRQHQHSHPPDHPHHHQHNHPPDQRHHRHHHEKQPAGHTGPRQPRSKQNRDQQRPRAPDNPKGHPQPSPRRPAQAPKPVDNVDEEQPPPLPQPRKKAAKAQRV; encoded by the exons ATGAGGATGGCGATGAAGATGGCTGCTGCCTCCACCATCGCTCTGCTCCTGCTCTGCTTCTCTGCCATCTCCTCCACAG ATTCTCAGGTGGCGTGCGACCGCTATGCTGCAATAGGCGACAACATTACTCTGCCTCTGTCCTACAAACTGGACGAGTCAGATAAACTGAGATGGATGCACAACGATGTTGTAATCTTAAATCGAAGAGGAACTCTCAAAATTGGTGGGAGCAAAGATGTTTATGAAAATGGATCCCTGAAGCTGACAAATCTGATGAAAGACGAATCAGGGCTATACAAACCtgaagttaatgctggttcagAAGGACTATACATAAAGGGTCtggaaaacatacatttatgtgTGTTGG CTCGTGTCCCGCTGGCTAAAGTGGCAACTGAATGTCAGCCGAACGGATTTGTCAAATTTACCTGCAAAGTTAATACG GCCGAGGATATCAAATTTGGATGGCTTAAGAACAACGAGGTGCTGCCAAAGGAGACAAATAAAATTCTGACACTAGTAGCCAAAGAGGTGGAAAAAGATTCCTTCAGCTGCAACGTTTCCAACGTGGTCAGCTATACGATCTCTGCACCTGCTACACAATTGTGCTTCAAGCGCA AGCCCCTTTTCCCTGACAGCATATTCGGAATTAACACCTGGATTTTTGTAGGCGCTGGAGGAG GTATTGTTCTGGTGCTGATTATCGTCGTTATCGTTTGCTGCATCCGCACCAAAcggaagaaaaaaatgcaaatgaagg AAGAGGGGGAGCTTCGTTTGGCGTGGACCAATGAGCAAGAACAGCGGCAACATCAACATAGTCACCCTCCcgatcatcctcatcatcatcaacataaCCATCCTCCAGATCAACGTCATCACCGTCACCACCACGAGAAGCAGCCGGCCGGCCACACCGGTCCTCGCCAGCCGCGCTCCAAACAGAACCGCGACCAGCAGCGCCCCCGAGCCCCCGACAACCCCAAGGGTCACCCTCAGCCCAGCCCCAGAAGACCTGCACAG GCGCCCAAACCAGTTGACAACGTCGACGAGgagcagcctcctcctcttcctcagcccAGGAAGAAAGCTGCCAAAGCACAGAGAGTGTGA